A region of the Marmota flaviventris isolate mMarFla1 chromosome 3, mMarFla1.hap1, whole genome shotgun sequence genome:
ccaggctggccccaaacttgtgatcctagaAGCCCAGAAGCCTGTCTTAAAGGCACATCAGAAGCCTCCAGAAGGATGCTCCTTATCCTCCTAATCCAAGGAAGAAATCAAGGCCTAGGAGCTAGAATAACTTGCCTTAGATCACAAAAAATGGATTGAAACCTTAACCCAGGTAGTCTGGTCATGACTTTTCTTCCCCAACAGTTCTGGGAAGCCCTGGAGTCAAGCAGAGTGTTCTGGGGCCACCGCCAGGAAGAGCTGGCCTTAGACCTTGCCTCCCTCTGCAGCCTACAGTAACTCTGACCGTGTTCCATACAGTTAGGTCCCCTGTGAAATATAAGTGAAAAGAGGGCTGGAGGCAGATTCTGATgctttgtaaaataaatagatcTGAAAACCTCTCCACTGAACACCTGAGCCCATCCTGCCTAACTACACGTCCTCAAGTCCACAACAAGCGCAGCCAAGCTGTGCCACCACAAGTCAGAGCAGCGGCCACCTCCAATGGAATTATTGATTGGAGAGGATACCAGAAGGGCTTCTGGGGTGCTAGCCATGTTCTGTCTCTTTGTTCAAGGTGCCGGTTATACAAGTGTGGTTTATGAAAATTTATCATGTGTACTTTTCTATGTGCTATGTCACTGACAGGGAGActtttaaaacaaaccaaaaccctaggccaaATACACAGCACCTGTGGCCTTATCTTGGGCCATCCGAGGTCATTCAAAGGCAGTCCTGGGCATTGGAGTCAGGTGCAGCCAAGCTTCTCTCCAGTTCCTGAAGTCCCCACTTTGCAGGTGGGTATGAGCACGCGACAACGTAGAAGCCCAGGAAGTGCCAGATGCCATCCTGCCCAATGTTGGGGCAGCGCCTCCTGAGGGCCATTCATCCCCCTAATACCCACCCCCGTGGACCCAGCTTGGTGCCAGCCACTTACCAGTGATGAGGACAAGAGCAGAAAGGCAAGCAAAGGCAGGGACATCGACTACCAAGCTATGCAGGGACCGTGAGAACGCCAGGATACTGTCAATCCAGTCACCAAAGCCGCGGGCACACTGGAGTCGGTGCAGCACCAGGCCTGAGCAGAAGATGAGCTTCCCCTCACCTGGCTTAGACCTGGCGGAAGAGGTGCCAACAGTCAGGTTTATGAACAGAAGTAGCTGAGAAGGTGCCAGGAGGAGGGTGGGCAGCTCACCGGTAGGCCAGGCGGAGGATGAAGAGCTCCAAGAAGGCTGACTCCAGCAGCAGGTCCTGGTCACCCGGAGACAGCTCAGTAAAGCCAGGGATCTTCTCGGCCCACTTGCGGATAACCTCCAGGGAACCCGACAGAAGATCGTAGAACTGCTGCACATCACCAGCATCTTCCTTCCCAAAGTGGGGCAGCACCAGCTCCTGGAACTGCAGGGTGATCTGGGGGATAAGTACTGCAGGCCAGGCCCATGCCAGCCACCACAGGCAGCCCTGTCAGCTGCTTGGATGCCAGACCTGGGAGTGAGAATATGCCCCAGATTGGGCCCATGCACTCACTTGCTGCCCACTCTTACACAtcattccagggctggggctgcttttctttttggcactAGGGACCAAACTCAGGGgttgcttcaccactgagctacacccctaagtCCTTTTTAATCTATATGTCACTGAGTAgttgagggtctcactaatttgctgactggccttgaacttgcaatcctcctgcctcagccacctaaaccactgggattataggcatgtaccacagcaTCTGGCAGGATCACGATTCTAAGTGGCTGCCCACCGGGGGTGCATTTCTCCATCTGGTCAGGTCAGGGGGTGCCTCTTTTTCCAATGTGTTGCCTGAGGGTGTGCCTTTCCTAGCATGCATTTGCAATGGTCTTCCCCAGAGCAGGAGCAGGGCGGAGTGTGTGGGGCTTCACCTTGGAGTAGTCCAGTTTCGCCATGCTGGGGCCTGAGTCCAGGTGTGCTCGGACAAGGGAGGTGAGGAGATTGGCAGGGGAGGCATCTGGAGGCTGCTTGGGTTTTGAAGGTAGCCGGCCCCGCCGCCCCTTCAGGCTGTCTGTTCGGACAACTGCAGAGAAATGGGGAGGGATGAGCAAAGAGGGAACCAGAGGAAGAACCCTTTGGCCCATGCTACACACTCCAATGCCAAGAAGCACAGGACCCAGGAACCAGTTCTTAAGACCACAGCACCCTAAAAAGGCTCTCCCCTACCACCACAATCACGGTCCAGGCAGGTGGACGTCACCTTCCCTCTCAGGCCCATGGCCTAGAGGTGGGGTGAAAATCAGACCCAGAAATGCCCACCACTGTAGGCCTGGGGACCCTGCCTGCCCCACCCTATCAGGCCACCTCTGCCCTGCTGGGCCCCATCCTGCCACCCACCTTCCTTCACCATGCCCACAGCCAGGCACTTCTGGAAGCGGCAGAACTGGCAGCGGTTCCGCCGCCTCTTGTCCACAGGGCAGTCCTTGTTTGCCAGGCAGATGTACTTGGCGCTTTTCTGCACTGTgcgctggggtgggggggggcaacACGGAACAAGCTGTCAGAGTGTGGGGTGGAGAGGGGAAGGACAGGGGAGGGGACCGTCCAGATCCTGCTGCCGACGCAGACAAAAGCACTCTCTGTTCGTAGCTATTTTTCTAACATTTGGGTGGcaagggagggagagatggaggggcagggaggggagagaagtcCTGGAGTCGCTGGGGGTAGTTTCTGCCTCAAGAGGAAGACCCTAGGGCCCAGGACTAGGAGCGAGGGGCTCCCGGCACTCCAGACACCTGTACTTTTTAACATGCCTGTGTCCATCTACCCATTCCATGGGGCAGACAGGAGAGGGCCaaggagttgggggtggggacgGGAAGCTAAACAGGCACCCAGTTCTGGGACAAACATGCAGCCTGTTCCCAAgtgcacccccagccctcaagAACCCAACTCTCTGCCTAGATGCTTTCATCTCATGCCAGGGAACACGAGTGCCCGAGGCTCCCCTTCCCAGCAGGACCTGGGTGGGGAAGCGGTGCAGGGAAGAACCAGAGGCTGGCCACTAGAACTTCCCCTCCCCAAACACTCTGTAGTCAGTGCCCTTTGCCCACCTCACACCTCTTGTTCCAGCTCTCTGCCATCCCATAGGCCCCTCTGTGCCCTGGTGAATGAAAGATTCCAGCACCTGCATCTGTGGGTCCCCAGGAAAGTGGCCTATCTGGCAGGCTTGCCCCCTTTCAATGGGACAAGACTAGCTGGGAGGAGAAACCAAGAGAGCCTACCACAGACCCCAGTGGGATGAGAGACGGGCCCATACTCACTCCCCACAGACGCCATGCCCAGAGTAGCATACCTTAAAGAAGCCCTTGCAGCCTTCACAGGTGCGTACACCATAATGCTGACATGAAGCATTGTCCCCACACACAGCACAGCGGCCCTCATTTCCACCTGGAGCCCCGCTCCGGGCCTTGGCTGAGGTCACAGGCACATCCAGCATTCCTGGGCCATCCAGGTGTGGGGAAGTGGGCGCCAGGCTTGGGAAAGTCACTGGCATGGAAtagctctctccctcccccagctGGTGGGCAGCCTGTGAGGGGAGTAACTTCAGGGAGCTTTGGGCCAGACTGGGGCTAGGACCAGGGGGAGGACTGAAAGAGAAGAAGGTTGGTGGTTGCGGGGGCCCAGAAGCCTTGGGCAGCTGCTCTGTCCATGCCCTCAGGCCTTCGTAAGTCTGGCTGGGGGAGAAGTGGCCAAATGAGCCATCCCAGGGAGAGAGCTGGGGTGGTTGGAAGCTGGGTGTGGACGGCGATGGGGCAGAGCAGGGGCTGCCATAGTAGTCAGAGCCACTGGAGGATAAGGTCTCATCCAGTGGACCACTCAGGGTGCCAGGGTAGCAGCCGTACACCTGGAAGTCTTCAAATTTGAAAGAAGCAGAGGCAGGGGAGGTGGCCGAGGAGGAGGatgtggaggaggcagaggaggaagccGAGGAGCATGGCTGGGCTGTCCCGGGCAGCTGGTAGAGGAAGGTATCAAACTCTCCCGTGTAGCCATCCATGAAGGTGCTGAAGCTGGGCAGGGCAGTGGGGGCAGCAGGGGCCGCCTCAGGGCTGGCCAGGTCCATGGTGGGCTTGCTGAGTTCAGGGGTCAGGGCGTCGCTTGCCAGGTGGTCACGGGGTCCTGGACTTGGTGCTGGTGTCCCATACTGGGCTTGGATACAGGGCATTACTCTAGAGAGGGAGAAGacagaaaggaggggaggggataagTCAGAGGAACGTGGAACCTTCTCTGAAAGAATAGGCCCAGGACAGCCAGGTGGTAAGCCTAGAGACAGGAGAGGCACCAGGGCCACAGTGCACCAAGAACTCAGGAATCCTGACCCCTGACCAAAGCACTATCTCAATCCATGTGCCACAAAGCCACTGGGCAGTAGCCCAGCCTGAGTGGGCTCAGTCGGAAGGCCAGCCACACCCCAGTCGGCCTGGGAACCCTTGGGAAGGCATCCAGCCAGCACTTCTCTGCTGGAACAGGGGGAAGCTGTGTtcctccagcccctgcccctcccctcccagggaAGGCGTGGGTGGGAGAGGACGGGTGGGAGAAGCAACCTGCCTCAACCCAGCCCCCAGGAGCAGATTGACTTTTTTCTCCAACCAGGCACTTCCTGGGAATATTCCCAGGCACACCCCAGCCACTGGATACCCCTTCTCCCTTCCAGCAGAGTGCCTGGGGAGATGGACATCCTGGAAATGGAAGAGGCGCTAAGACTGACAGCCCAGCTGTCTAAGGTGATCTAAGTGGCAACATCCAAGCCTGTCCctcatccccacccccaaccGGCATATTGAGCAAAGGCAGCAAATCCAACACATATCCCAGATCTGCTATCTGAGGCTGGGCACCCACTCCAAACCTCCTAGATGCTtccagaaacaaataaaaagggagtCCAGGCCTCCTCACTATTTTCAGCTCCCCCGGGGTTCAGGTAACCAGGCTCCAGACCTTTAAAGGCCTATGCTAAAGGGAAGCTGAGGTGGGGCCAGAGAATGGCCCTCTAGATATCCAGGAGAATGGACAGTCCCTAAGAGGAATTTGTCTGCTACCCACAGTTACTTGTACAAGAGAACTCTCAAAGTCCAGCAGAAGACTTAAGGTGGCTATAAAGAAaggagggctagggatatagctcagataatagagtgcttgccttgcaagcacaaggacctgggttcaatccccagcacaaggggaaggaaggaaggaaggaaggaaggaaggaaggaaggaaggaaggaccgACGGACGAACCCACCCCTTGGTGGGTGGATGGAAGGTGATCTTCCCCTGCCTGGGTCCTTCCACCTAAGCAGTGTCTGCCCTGAAGCATCCAGAGGCTCAGGCAAAGGGGATTATACAACCCCCGCCCCCAATCCTGAGGCACAGATGAACACAGACAATGTCATTAAGGGGAGATCCTTAAGTTTGCGGACTGCTCCAAAATCATGCAGAGGAGGCTCCAGAACAGTCTCCAGTCTCCCTTTCCACTTCCATTTCTGGGATCACAATTCTGTCCTCCCCAGACAGGGAGGCAAGCTGAATAAGAAACCCAGCTGGAGCACAGAGTACCACGTTCAAGGGGTACACTGATGGGGCAAAGGTTGTTACCACTTCCTGGAAAAGAGCCCAGAAAGTCCTCTGGTTCCAGCCCTTCTCCAATCCACAGGCTCCCGAAACAGGGCAGCTCCATCCCTGGCCAGACATTCATACAACCAACCCAGACAACAGAGGCCCTTGAAGTTCCAGCCCCATCTCATATACTACCTGGGGGGACATAAGGATGGCCATGTCTGTCCACACTAGGATAGCCCAGGCAGGGATGGGTTGTGGGTGGAGGAAGAAAGGTAGCAGCCACACAGGACTGGGCATTTGTTCCAGCCTCATTCAAATCCTGTTTCTCCACTTGGACAGCCCACATCCGGATCAACCCCCACAACAACCTAACCCTTCCACCAAGCAGGTACTGAACAACACAAGATATGAACCTACATCTAGGCTCATAGGAGGTGAAGGGGGGTGAGCAGTCcacagggagaaggaagaggcgGGGTTGGAGGAGGGAGTGGGAGAATCCGCTTCAGGCAGGTCCTGGCAACAATGTGGTTTGCACCTGTTATGCTGAACAAGCCTCAGGCTGCACCCTACCTGCAAGATCCAACAGAGACCACTGCCGGAAGGGGCAGAGGTGAACAGCAAGTGGAGCCAGAATGGGGGAGGGTATCCTCTAGGTAATGCCACACTAAGACTCCAACATTAGCAACTTAATTTATATGCAGATTCCCAAGGACAAGTGTTTCCACACACCCATCACCCGcccatatacaaacacacacacaaacacaccattCAAGGCACAGTTAAAACAATCTTCCCTGTGCTTCCATATACCCTGACCCAAAGAAAATTTATCCCAGCAACAGCAAGCACTCGTGCACAGTTCAACCACCAACCTAGCCATTTCCTTCAGTAATCCAGAGGTCTCCTGATATAATTCAGGCAGAAAGTTTGGGGTGACCAACCCCTGCAAACTAAGCTACAGATTCTGGAAGtggttgaaaagaaaaaatgaaaaagaacaaaaacggGGCAGGAGGAGACTGAGGAGAAAACCCTTTGGGAAATCCAATTCCAGTTGGTGTCAGATGGGTCCCAGAAACATGAAGCGCTACTGTGTATCTTCTCCCCCGCTTTAATAAGACCCCCATCAGCACCCGAATCCAGAACACCATGTGCCTCCTTGGGCAACCTGGGAGACTGAACTAAGGCCAGCTGCTTGCTGGACAAATCCCCACTCCCGGCGCCAACCCCAACCCCTGCGGCTTCCACCTTGCAGATACTTCACCCCGCCCCCACCCTCAACCCCACTCCAGGAGTAGATTCCACTCAAGTTTGGGTCTTTACCCCGCTCCAGCCACTACCCCTCAACACCAGAGCTGCACTACACATCCGCCCTCCTGCAAACCGACCCTACAACAACCTTTCTGCCCGCGTGTACACCCATCGCCTTCATGCACCACCCCTAAAACCAGATGCATACTCCCCACCGGGGTACCTACCCGGACGGCTCCTGTTCCCCCTGCCCGGGACCAGCGCCCCAAGTCGCAGCCTGGTCCCGCGTGCGCTCCTTGGTTAGTCTCACGCACTCCCCCAACTTTCACAGCCTCCGACACTGGGGCTCCCCGAACGAGCCGGACCCTCCTCTTAAACGCTCCGTGACGCACGGGGAGGGGCGGGGGCGCCACTGACGCACGCGGCCCCGGCGAGCTTTGGCCATACAAGGGCGCGGGGGGCGGCGCGGTTCCGGCACTTGGCGGCCAGGGGGAGGCGCAGGGACGGGGAGCCCAAGGGGGCGGGGCGAGGAGGGGGGGCCTGGAATGTCTGCGCGCGTGACGCACGCGGGGTTCCATTGACGCAGGGAGCGCGGATTGTTTGATCTATAAATAGTCTCCCCAATCCGCTGCGCAGGTTAAAAATAGCAACTTCCAAACCCACCGGGCTCCCAGTCTCCGGACCTAGGACCCAGTCTCCGGGCCCCAGGTCCAAAATAACGAGCCGGGAGAGTCTGAGCCAGAGGAGAGGGCGCTCTAGAGACACGGCAGTAGGATTTCCCCGGACCAGGATCTCCTTCCTCACCCTCCGCTGCGCTGGGTCCCTCCGGCTACCCCGGTCCCGCCCCGCCTTTGCACCCTCCCAACCCTTCGCACAGGACTGGGGTGTCGCCCTCTGCTGCTGCTGGGAGGCCAGGGCAGCCTCGGGACACCTACTGGGGAAACTAAGCCCCCATCTCAGCTCCAGACACAGCGTCTTCCCCAGCAGTGTTCCAGGCTGAGTTGTTGCCCCAGGGACTATAGTTAAGAGCCCTGCTAATTCTCTCCGGCAATCTCACCAGCAAAATCCCTTCCCTAGGGTAGGGGTTGGCCATGCCCAAGCTCTGCCAATGGGCTGTGCTCCACAGCTGAACTTGGTTTCTCACCAGTCCTCCCTTTACAGGGTGAATGCACCCAGGCTGGGAAATTACCGAATTTCAGAACCGGGTGGAGCCTGAGAAATCTTTCCAAACTTATGCCAACTCttccccattttataaataaacagaCTCAGAGAAATAATGgcacttgctcaaggtcacacagcaaggtgGTGGCATACTGGGGTGGAACCCCAAGGCCAAGGTCTGAATCCCCAGGCTATCTTTTCACATCTACCAATGCCAGCTCTCTCCGTGATCAGGGAGCACCTgtcctcccaccccacctccagcACTGGTGGAGAGAGCAGCTCTGACCAGTAACCACCTGCCCAGGGAGTAGAGTAGGGAAGGGCCTGTCAGAACTGTATCAGGGCCCAGGCCAGGCTGTGGCCATCTGGAGGCATTCCATAGTCCAGCTCTTACCCCTCCATCCCCATCCTGCCCCAAGCTTAGGGCACCACCCCCATGTCAAGTTAAGAGgggaaagaagggctggggttgtggctcagcagtagagctcatctagcacgtgcggggccctgagttcaatcctcagcaccacataaaaatgaataaataaaggtatgtgtccaactacaactaaaaaataattttaaaaaaaagaggggaaggaagattGGTTAACACTGGCAAGAGGACTAGAGCCCCCACCTCACTGGGACCCACACCCATTCCCCTTCTCTACTGTAAGTCCTCACCAGCAAGACCTCCTGCTTCCATTGACCCCATCTTCATCTCCTCTGGTCACCCTATGACACCTCTTCTGCCCCTGAACACCCTGGACTACTCATTCCCATTCTCACCTCCCATCCCATCTGTCTCCAGTCCCCACTTCTGTCCACTCAAAATTCCAAAAGCACCTCAAACTTCCTCCATTCCAGACAGTTTATCATCTCAGCACCACCTGCTCACCACCCTGTCTCTGCTCCTGATGCCCCATgtacaatatttcttttttcccttaaattctCTTGGAACATCCATGGAATCTCATTTCAGCTACAGCCCACAGCACCTCACTGGTGCAGCAGACCGACCGGGTGCACCCAATGACCTTCTGGCCCACATCCACTAAGAAAACCACTCTTGggctgggagactgagacaggaggttcaggagttcaaagccagctttggcaatttagtaaGTAAGCAATAAggttcagtgagaccctatcacaaaaaaaattttaaaaaggtgaggTAAAGTAGTAAGTGCCCCTaggtaccacaaaaaaattaaaactcagtaGCTGAGCACCTGCGTAGCATGAAAATCCCTAGCtccatccctagtactaaaaaaaaaaaaaggaagaaaaagaaaaccactctTAAAGTGTTTCCTCTTTCTAAATTCTTACTGTCCACCACAGATGGAGCAGACTTCATTTGATACTAATTTCATCCAGGGATCTGGCCAGAACCTGCCAGAACCTCCCCAAGTCAGCATACAATCTCAACTTGGAAGAAGCCACAGAGAACTCTGGGTTTTCCCAAACCATCTTCCAAAGACCTTCAAGGCCACCAGTGTGAAGGTGAAATGTGGGTAGGATGGTGCCAAATGAAACCACCAGGGACCCCACCCCACCTCAgccaaagttttgtttttctttctcttgggcTTTTTTTTTGGCTGCGGGTGTGTtaaggtattgaactcaggggcactcggtcactaaaccatatccccagccctattttgtattttatttctgagttgcttagtgccttgcttttgttgaggctggctttgaacttgtgatccacctgcctcagcctcctgagctgctgggatcacaggcatgtgccaccacccccagcttTTCTTGGGCTTTTGTGCAAGATCTCACTTGGATTCTTGAGGAATCCTTTTGTggaaaataaaggtaaattttaaaaataatacagtttttaaaagggTTGGAAACCACTACTATAATTCAAGCCCCCAGTTTACAGATTAGGTTCCAAAAGGGGAGGCATCTTTGCTCCAGAGCACACGGCAAGTCTGTGCTGGTGAAAACAGCCCCAGCTGTGCCACATCTGGCTTCACACCTTGCCTCCCACCCAGGTCAGGATGCCTCCCTCCATCCCAACAGTCttcctcagaaaataaaaaccaattttaATGTGTCAGCAAAATCAGCCAAGTCAACATTCTTCCCTCCATACAGCAAAAACAGGTATATTATCAGCTCAGTCTTAAGGGTTAAGCCCATCTTCAGCTCCAGcacactcctccctccccaccattTTGCCTTTGTAGTAAGTGGCAGAGACCATTCTTTGGGGCAGACCACACATAAGCCCCATGGAACCCAAGTGTGGTAAGGAGTTCTTCAGGGACTAGTCTAACTCTGAGCATCTTCGCCTCTCATCTGCAGACTCGCGTTTGCAGCCCTGGTCCACCTCCCCAGGCTGCTGCAGGTTGCGGAGGTTGCAGTCTTGATACCCTGAAGGCAGAAGAGGGTGAGGAACTGCAGCTGCTACCTGGCCATGCTTTTGGAAGCAGGGGATGCTGACAAGGGGCTCCAAACATATCACACTCCTAAAATAAGTACTATAATGAGAAAAAAGTGGAGTCCATCTGTGAAAACAGGTCACCCATGGGGTACCAGTGTGGAGCACCTAACCTAACAAGAGGAGAGAAAGGTGAAAAGGGCTTGGAGTTCCCTAGCTTCATTTCTGCTGGTCAGAGGCCCTCAGGAGTTAGCTTGGGGCCCCAGATAATGTGGAATTCCAGGGAAAGACAAAGGATGCAAATTAGGAGACCTAGAGCAAAAGCTGATTCCAGACTGAACAGAAACCCTCAGCGATACCCAAGTTATCAGAATGACGGCTCACTGGGGTAGGGGTCGGGGGGACAGGTAATGATGGGAAAGGTATCTAAAACTAGAGACTAGGAATGAAGGTAAGCCCAGACAGTGTCACATAggaagggcagagagagaagtcCTATTGGAAACAAGAGCCATCCCCACCCAGTCAGGCCATGGCCCAACCTACCAATCGGCCTCACTACCTTGGCCCCACATAAGGTCCTCAAGCTAATCATTCTCACCCCTACTTCTGCATGTCCTCTTTCAGCCACAGGCCacactgc
Encoded here:
- the Nr4a1 gene encoding nuclear receptor subfamily 4immunitygroup A member 1 yields the protein MPCIQAQYGTPAPSPGPRDHLASDALTPELSKPTMDLASPEAAPAAPTALPSFSTFMDGYTGEFDTFLYQLPGTAQPCSSASSSASSTSSSSATSPASASFKFEDFQVYGCYPGTLSGPLDETLSSSGSDYYGSPCSAPSPSTPSFQPPQLSPWDGSFGHFSPSQTYEGLRAWTEQLPKASGPPQPPTFFSFSPPPGPSPSLAQSSLKLLPSQAAHQLGEGESYSMPVTFPSLAPTSPHLDGPGMLDVPVTSAKARSGAPGGNEGRCAVCGDNASCQHYGVRTCEGCKGFFKRTVQKSAKYICLANKDCPVDKRRRNRCQFCRFQKCLAVGMVKEVVRTDSLKGRRGRLPSKPKQPPDASPANLLTSLVRAHLDSGPSMAKLDYSKFQELVLPHFGKEDAGDVQQFYDLLSGSLEVIRKWAEKIPGFTELSPGDQDLLLESAFLELFILRLAYRSKPGEGKLIFCSGLVLHRLQCARGFGDWIDSILAFSRSLHSLVVDVPAFACLSALVLITDRHGLQEPRRVEELQNRIASCLKEHMAAIAGEPQPASCLSRLLGKLPELRTLCTQGLQRIFYLKLEDLVPPPPIVDKIFMDTLPF